A window from Zingiber officinale cultivar Zhangliang chromosome 7A, Zo_v1.1, whole genome shotgun sequence encodes these proteins:
- the LOC121999547 gene encoding NAD(P)H-quinone oxidoreductase subunit S, chloroplastic-like, producing MVTSIPIHTTLNPHLLFRNSTFLQQATPLTRSAFTFTPSAKLDLSETMGGRGLCNGERGIRHELQRTTMEQPPSPPLASPPAPAPPSVVGVGEGAFEKELFGLTGGFPGGEKGLKDFIQQNPSPSEAKARAGGEESIAVLLARAKPKLPELPLFLPGMIVIVKNPKNPFHMYSGIVQRVTDGKAGVLFEGGGGELHLSFMLRFCLGPKQVVLTLIGGGKYARRRRGR from the coding sequence atggTGACTTCGATTCCCATCCACACTACACTCAACCCTCACCTTCTCTTTCGCAACTCCACCTTCCTCCAGCAGGCCACCCCTCTGACCCGCTCCGCTTTCACTTTCACACCCTCCGCCAAGCTCGACCTCTCGGAGACCATGGGTGGCCGCGGCCTCTGCAACGGCGAGCGAGGCATCCGCCACGAGCTCCAGCGGACCACCATGGAACAGCCGCCTTCACCTCCTCTCGCCTCCCCACCTGCTCCTGCCCCGCCTTCTGTCGTCGGCGTGGGCGAAGGCGCTTTCGAAAAGGAGCTCTTCGGCCTCACTGGAGGCTTCCCAGGCGGCGAAAAGGGCCTCAAAGACTTCATACAGCAGAACCCCTCTCCTTCCGAGGCAAAGGCAAGGGCGGGCGGCGAGGAGAGCATCGCGGTGTTGCTGGCGCGGGCGAAGCCGAAGCTCCCCGAGCTTCCCCTTTTCCTGCCTGGGATGATCGTGATTGTGAAGAACCCCAAGAACCCTTTCCACATGTACAGTGGGATCGTGCAGAGGGTCACCGACGGGAAGGCCGGTGTGCTCTTCGAAGGGGGAGGGGGGGAATTGCATCTATCATTTATGCTGCGGTTTTGCTTAGGACCGAAGCAAGTGGTTTTGACCCTAATCGGGGGAGGCAAGTACgctagaagaagaagagggagatga